CGTATATTCCCGGGAGGTTGCTGAGGATATTGTGTCCGAAGTTTTTTTATCCTTCTGGAAGAAGGCTGTACATGAGCACATTTCCACTTCATTTCGCGCTTACCTGTTTATATCGGTCCGTAACAAATGCTTCACTTACCTGAAGTGGGAATTGAAGAACGAAATGGCCGAAGAACTTGAAGAGGCAACCGTTGCATCGCTGCATATGCAACCCGACCGCCTCATGGAATTTGACGAGCTCTACACGAAGATCGAAAAGATTATCGGCGGGTTTCCTCCCCAAAACCAGAAAGTTTTCATTATGAGCCGGTTTGCAGGAAAATCCTATCAGGAAATAGCAGATAAGCTTCAGATATCCAAAAAAGCGGTTGAAGCACATATCAGCAAGGCACTGAACGAGTTAAGAAAAGCGCTCAAAGGCCACAGCCTGCTCATGATCATGGGCTTTTCAGAATTGTTTTAATCCCCAGAATCTATGGTTTTAAAAGTCGTCCCTGACCTTTTGCCCTATTTCTAAAAAAATAAAAAATGAGACCAGAACTCACAAAACATACTGTCTTCATCTACTTCTCGGGTGATGCAACCGCTCTTCAGAAACAATTGATCGGGGAATGGCTGACGGATAAACAAAATGTAGAGATCTATTTTGAATGGCTGGAAGAGTGGGAAAAAACGCAACTCCAGTTTCAGCCCGACACAATGGCTGCCCTGGCCAGGGTTACTGAAAAAATACTTCAGAAAGATGAACCAGGCTCAACGCAGGCAGTAATTCCAATCCGGAAAATTTCCCGCAAAACGATTTTCCTGTGGGCAGCAGCCAGTCTGTTCGTCATGGGTTTCGGCCTGTATACAGGCAAGGACTTCTTCCTCTACCGGACTTATGAAACTGCTTTCGGTGAGGTTAGCAAGTTTGCCCTTGAAGACAGCAGCATCGTTTCGTTAAATGCTAATTCTACCTTGAAAGTCCCCAGATGGGGCTTTGGCGAATCTACCAGGCACGTGTACCTGGAAGGGGAGGCTGAATTTTCTGTGAAACATACCATTGACCATCAGCTTTTCAGAGTGCATACCGCGGATAACAGCCTGATCACCGTATTGGGGACAGAGTTCGTTGTGTACACCCGTCCCAAGCAAACGAATGTGGTACTCAATAAAGGCAAGGTGGAATTGTCGTCGTATGCAAGGGAAAAGCCCCTCACCATGGCCCCCGGCGACCGTGCGACTATTGAAAAAGACGGCGCTATCAAAATTGAAAAGCTAACGAAAACGGAGGTTGTGCAGCATTCGGCATGGAAGGAACACCGGTTCGTTTTCGACGATACGCCCCTGCTGGAAGTGGCGGCCAAAATCCGCGAGGTATTTGGGGTAATAGTCAAGATCAAAGACAAAACCCTGGCAACCCGCACTGCAACGGGATCTTTCCCGGCCAGGAATGCCGAAGAGCTGCTGACGAGCATGTCCTATATGTACAGTTTTGAAATAACAAGGACCGAAAACAAGATCATTTTAATTCCTAACCCTTAATTATAATCCATCCTAACCTGCCGATTTATGAATTTAAAATTACCGCTGATCAGGATTTTTTGCCTCTGTGTTGTAATCGGTGCGCTTCCCGCTGCGGCTTCGGCCCAACTTCTGGCTAATACCCGGAATTTCGTCCGGCAGTCTTCAGACACGCGGCCACAGATGAAGGAGCTGGCAGATATGTTATTGATACTGAAAAGTAGATACCAGGTGGATCTGCTGTTTGAAGAAAAAATCCTGAACAGGATTATGGTCCCGGCCAACAGCATCCGTTCGTCGGCCTCTTTTGAAGATAACCTGGAAATACTGCTGCATTCGACAGGCATCCGGTTTAAGAAGGTAAAGAAGGACACCTATGTGCTGGTAGATGAAAAAATCAGCCCGGTACCTATACAAAAACCATTGGAACCCGTTTCCAATCCTTCCCGAGAAAATAGTGTGAAGGCCATTGAGGTCATCGGCAAAAAGATCAGGGAAGTACCGATGAGCAATGCGGACGTACCCATTACGGGCCGTGTCACTGATGAGAAAGGTGAAATACTTCCAGGTGTGAATATCACGGTGAAGGGTACGCTGAGAGGGGTTTCTGCGGATGCATCAGGCAATTACAGCTTGTCGGTACCTAATGGTGAAGTAACGCTTATCTTTTCATTTGTCGGTTACCTCACCCAGGAAGTGGCGCTAGGCAACCGCAAGACGCTTGATGTAATTTTGCGGCCGGATAACCAGAACCTGGATGAGGTTGTTGTCGTCGCTTTCGGAACGCAGCGGAAAGAGAGTATCGTGGGCGCGATCTCGTCGGTATCGGCGAGCGATCTGAAAGTACCGGTGAGCAAACTCAGCAATGCACTTGCCGGTCAGATCGCAGGTATCGTATCCGTACAGGGCAGTGGTGAGCCGGGTTCGGGATCGAGTTTCTGGATCCGCGGTATCAGCAGCTTTGGGGCCAGCAATACCCCGCTTATTTTGGTTGATGGTATTCAGCGCTCGATGGACCTGGTTGATCCTGAAGACATTGAATCTTTCTCAATCCTGAAAGACGCAAGTGCAACCGCGGTTTACGGGGTGAGAGGTGCAAACGGGATCGTTCTGATCACGACAAAAAAGGGCAAATACTCCGACAAGCCCACCATCAATACCCGATATGAACGAGGTTTCCTCGCACCTACCCGACTACCCAGGCTGGCCAATGCAAGCCAGTGGATGGAATATTACAATGACATCAGTTATGACGCGAACGGATTGACCCCGTTCCCCGATCACATCAAACAGAAATACCTGTCGGGCGAAGACCCGGACCTTTATCCTAACGTGGATTGGATGAAGACGATTTACAAAGATGCAACCACCAGCAACCGCTTGAATCTGAACGTCTCGGGCGGCGGAAAGATCGCCAGGTATTACGTTTCCGGCTCCTATTACAATGAAAACGGTCTTTTTAATCCCGTTGTCAGCAAATCGTACAATCCGTCAGTGAGCTACAACAAATTCACTTTCCGGTCGAACCTGGATGTTGATATCACAAAATCGACCGAGTTAAGTCTCAATCTTTCAAATACTTACGAGAACAAAAATCGTCTGGGCGTAAACATGGACGCCATGTACAATATGGTCATGACCACCCCGCCGATATCCATCCCGCCTTACTATTCCAACGGGACCCACGCACAGCCGCTGGTGGGCAGCAATCCCTATTATTCGCTGAATTCCACCGGCTTTTCCCAGGACTTCTGGAATACCTCGCAGTCGCTCATGAGTTTAACCCAGGATCTGAGCGATTTCGCTTTGAAAGGATTGAAATTCAATATCAAGTTTTCCTGGGATGCGACCAATGAATCGACACTGGATAAAAGGAAAAACCCGGCCACCTATTACGCAACGGGACGCGACGATAGCGGCAATCTGATCCTTCACAAAAATGCGGACGGCAGTGATTACCTGTCGCTATCGCGATCAAACCGCGGCACGAAAACGACCAACCTCGAATCGTCACTGAACTACGACAATGCATTTGGCGATCACCGTTTGGGAGGATTATTCCTGTTTACAAGGAGGGAACATACCAACAATTTCCCCAGCGATTACATCCTGGCGTTCC
This Dyadobacter sp. UC 10 DNA region includes the following protein-coding sequences:
- a CDS encoding RNA polymerase sigma-70 factor, producing MNLTEVFGERGLIQANSEGDQKASPDSPVDKEFFIKSVFQTDVKKGYDLLFSHYYTPLCSHAVRYVYSREVAEDIVSEVFLSFWKKAVHEHISTSFRAYLFISVRNKCFTYLKWELKNEMAEELEEATVASLHMQPDRLMEFDELYTKIEKIIGGFPPQNQKVFIMSRFAGKSYQEIADKLQISKKAVEAHISKALNELRKALKGHSLLMIMGFSELF
- a CDS encoding FecR family protein yields the protein MRPELTKHTVFIYFSGDATALQKQLIGEWLTDKQNVEIYFEWLEEWEKTQLQFQPDTMAALARVTEKILQKDEPGSTQAVIPIRKISRKTIFLWAAASLFVMGFGLYTGKDFFLYRTYETAFGEVSKFALEDSSIVSLNANSTLKVPRWGFGESTRHVYLEGEAEFSVKHTIDHQLFRVHTADNSLITVLGTEFVVYTRPKQTNVVLNKGKVELSSYAREKPLTMAPGDRATIEKDGAIKIEKLTKTEVVQHSAWKEHRFVFDDTPLLEVAAKIREVFGVIVKIKDKTLATRTATGSFPARNAEELLTSMSYMYSFEITRTENKIILIPNP
- a CDS encoding SusC/RagA family TonB-linked outer membrane protein, with protein sequence MNLKLPLIRIFCLCVVIGALPAAASAQLLANTRNFVRQSSDTRPQMKELADMLLILKSRYQVDLLFEEKILNRIMVPANSIRSSASFEDNLEILLHSTGIRFKKVKKDTYVLVDEKISPVPIQKPLEPVSNPSRENSVKAIEVIGKKIREVPMSNADVPITGRVTDEKGEILPGVNITVKGTLRGVSADASGNYSLSVPNGEVTLIFSFVGYLTQEVALGNRKTLDVILRPDNQNLDEVVVVAFGTQRKESIVGAISSVSASDLKVPVSKLSNALAGQIAGIVSVQGSGEPGSGSSFWIRGISSFGASNTPLILVDGIQRSMDLVDPEDIESFSILKDASATAVYGVRGANGIVLITTKKGKYSDKPTINTRYERGFLAPTRLPRLANASQWMEYYNDISYDANGLTPFPDHIKQKYLSGEDPDLYPNVDWMKTIYKDATTSNRLNLNVSGGGKIARYYVSGSYYNENGLFNPVVSKSYNPSVSYNKFTFRSNLDVDITKSTELSLNLSNTYENKNRLGVNMDAMYNMVMTTPPISIPPYYSNGTHAQPLVGSNPYYSLNSTGFSQDFWNTSQSLMSLTQDLSDFALKGLKFNIKFSWDATNESTLDKRKNPATYYATGRDDSGNLILHKNADGSDYLSLSRSNRGTKTTNLESSLNYDNAFGDHRLGGLFLFTRREHTNNFPSDYILAFPYRNIGIAGRVTYAFQNKLFFDGNFGYNGSENFAPAHRFGFFPSIGLGYNLSKEKFFQNMFPAVNLMKFRGSHGYIGNDQIGGDRRFAYNSEMQYSQSYIFGTTGQKFVGGIATGNPGNPNVAWEEAIKTNIGLELGIWDNLKLQVDYFNERRDGIYILQQSVPSVVGVNIAQYVNLGKMANRGVDGSIEYSYVKGDWLLSARGNFSYNRNKVIYNDSPTPIYGYQDIAGQAYNQQFGLVSLGLFKSVEEIEQSPVQKFGSVVPGDIRFKDINGDGVIDSYDRIAIGRSTVPELSYGFGLSAKYKQFDLSAFFQGVGNVTRIISGDPLQGPQGSILVNGQILADAAEKRWSLRNQDPNAEYARMSLAYNENNRQASTFYQRNMSFIRVKNAEIGYTVPKSFVSKAKISSVRIYAQGVNLFTFSKFKLWDPELDASFGNIYPQMRTVSFGASLNF